From the genome of Phytohabitans rumicis, one region includes:
- a CDS encoding RecB family exonuclease, with protein MPERLFVCTPSKLGAYADCPRRYRYSYVDRPAPPKGPPWAHNSLGASVHTALRNWYALPAERRQPEALPTLLKGTWVREGYRDEEQERAAYRRSLQWLESYVETLDPAVEPMGVERVVAVKTAVLAFNGRADRIDSRSGPDGPELAIVDYKTGRTGLDADDARGSQALALYAYAAERVFRRPCRRVELHHLPTGTVAAHDHTAESLARQVSRAEDTARDIVAAERAVADGADPDEAFPTAPGPICTWCDYRKSCPAGVSAPAKDPWAAIERSVTPTRDDE; from the coding sequence ATGCCGGAGCGGCTGTTCGTGTGCACGCCCAGCAAGCTGGGGGCGTACGCCGACTGCCCGCGCCGCTACCGGTATTCGTACGTTGACCGGCCCGCCCCTCCCAAGGGCCCGCCGTGGGCGCATAACTCGCTCGGCGCGAGCGTCCACACCGCGCTGCGCAATTGGTACGCGTTGCCCGCCGAGCGCCGGCAGCCCGAGGCGCTGCCCACCCTGCTCAAGGGCACCTGGGTGCGCGAGGGCTACCGCGACGAGGAGCAGGAGCGCGCCGCGTACCGCCGGTCTCTCCAGTGGCTCGAGTCCTATGTGGAGACCCTCGATCCGGCGGTCGAGCCGATGGGCGTCGAGCGGGTGGTCGCGGTCAAGACGGCGGTGCTGGCCTTCAACGGCCGTGCCGACCGGATCGACTCGCGGTCCGGCCCAGACGGGCCCGAGCTGGCGATCGTCGACTACAAGACCGGGCGCACCGGGCTCGATGCCGACGACGCCCGGGGATCGCAGGCCCTCGCGCTGTACGCGTACGCGGCCGAGCGGGTCTTCCGCCGCCCCTGCCGTCGCGTCGAGCTGCACCACCTGCCCACCGGCACGGTCGCCGCGCACGACCACACCGCCGAGTCGCTCGCCCGCCAGGTCAGCCGCGCGGAAGACACCGCCCGCGACATCGTCGCCGCCGAGCGGGCGGTGGCCGACGGTGCCGACCCGGACGAGGCGTTCCCGACCGCACCGGGGCCGATCTGCACCTGGTGCGACTACCGCAAGAGCTGCCCGGCGGGAGTCAGCGCACCAGCCAAGGACCCATGGGCGGCCATCGAGCGTTCGGTCACCCCTACGCGCGACGATGAGTAG
- a CDS encoding DUF433 domain-containing protein, translating into MAAEVLYDFASHTDDEGAREAVDGLVRPVVRDFLSKVVHRDGWISLIHLSRYDRVDVIVDPRFNGGRPTVGRRGIPVSAVLSRLRAGEPRDAVAADYHLTGAEVGALQAAA; encoded by the coding sequence ATGGCGGCCGAGGTCCTCTACGACTTCGCCTCGCACACAGACGACGAGGGGGCGCGGGAGGCCGTCGACGGCTTGGTCCGGCCGGTAGTCCGCGACTTCCTGTCCAAGGTGGTCCACCGGGATGGCTGGATCAGTTTGATCCACCTGTCTCGATACGACAGGGTGGACGTGATAGTCGACCCACGTTTCAACGGCGGCCGTCCTACAGTGGGCCGGCGTGGCATCCCCGTGTCTGCGGTGCTGAGCCGTCTTCGGGCGGGCGAACCGCGCGACGCGGTGGCGGCCGACTATCACTTGACCGGCGCCGAGGTTGGCGCCTTACAGGCGGCGGCCTGA
- a CDS encoding oxygenase MpaB family protein, whose protein sequence is MAAEDLGLFGPDSVSWRLHEEPILLVAGLRSLYLQALHPLAVAAVVQNSDYKTDPWGRLVRTSTYVATTVYGTTTQAEAAGRRVRAIHARLRGTDPRTGTEFRVDEPDLLRWVHVAEVESFITTAKRAGVALSPADVDAYYAEQRRVAALIGLDPATVPGTAAEVADYYRRVRPELGMSKAAAQTFLFLTYPPLPWRLGLTPVRLAYFGLAGTAFGLLPPWARRMYGALGLPIADLGANLSVRGLRLLVGALPRRYRTGPIYKGAMERADRAPH, encoded by the coding sequence ATGGCCGCTGAAGACCTCGGCCTGTTCGGGCCCGACTCGGTGAGCTGGCGACTGCACGAAGAGCCCATCCTCCTGGTCGCCGGCCTGCGCTCGCTCTACCTGCAGGCCCTCCACCCCCTGGCGGTCGCCGCCGTCGTCCAGAACTCCGACTACAAGACCGACCCCTGGGGCCGGCTGGTCCGCACGTCGACGTACGTCGCCACCACCGTCTACGGCACCACCACCCAGGCGGAGGCGGCCGGGCGCCGGGTCCGCGCGATCCACGCCAGGCTGCGCGGCACCGACCCCCGCACGGGTACGGAGTTCCGCGTCGACGAGCCCGACCTGCTGCGCTGGGTGCACGTCGCCGAGGTCGAGTCGTTCATCACCACCGCCAAGCGGGCCGGGGTGGCGCTCAGCCCCGCCGACGTCGACGCGTACTACGCCGAGCAGCGACGGGTGGCCGCGCTGATCGGCCTCGACCCCGCGACCGTGCCAGGCACCGCCGCCGAGGTCGCCGACTACTATCGCCGCGTCCGACCCGAACTGGGCATGAGCAAGGCCGCCGCCCAGACGTTCCTGTTCCTGACGTACCCGCCGCTGCCCTGGCGGCTCGGGCTGACCCCGGTACGCCTGGCGTACTTCGGCCTGGCCGGCACCGCGTTCGGCCTGCTGCCGCCCTGGGCCCGCCGCATGTACGGCGCGCTCGGCCTGCCCATCGCCGACCTCGGCGCCAACCTGTCCGTACGCGGCCTCCGCCTGCTGGTAGGCGCCCTACCACGCCGGTACCGCACCGGCCCGATCTACAAGGGCGCCATGGAGCGAGCCGACCGCGCGCCGCACTGA
- a CDS encoding Fur family transcriptional regulator codes for MHGEELLRSRGLRVTRPRLAVLDVLSGGGHLEVDEIARRVRTRLDSVSTQAVYDVLGALSRAGLARRLEPAGSPARYEARAGDNHHHVVCRGCGEVGDIDCAVGQAPCLDPNVTHGFEIDEAEVTFWGLCPTCQTRRATDD; via the coding sequence ATGCACGGCGAGGAATTGCTAAGGTCGCGCGGCCTGCGGGTCACCCGACCTCGGCTCGCCGTGCTCGACGTGCTTTCCGGCGGTGGCCACCTGGAGGTGGACGAGATCGCCCGCCGGGTCCGCACCCGCCTCGATTCCGTCTCCACCCAGGCGGTCTACGACGTGCTGGGCGCCCTGTCGCGCGCCGGCCTGGCCCGGCGCCTGGAGCCGGCCGGCAGCCCGGCCCGCTACGAGGCCCGCGCCGGCGACAACCATCACCACGTGGTGTGCCGCGGCTGCGGCGAGGTGGGCGACATCGACTGTGCGGTTGGCCAGGCCCCCTGCCTCGACCCCAACGTCACACACGGCTTCGAGATCGACGAGGCGGAGGTCACGTTCTGGGGCCTGTGCCCCACGTGCCAGACCCGCCGCGCAACCGACGATTAG
- a CDS encoding DUF2231 domain-containing protein: MFEEIMGLPAHPLLVHFAVVFVPLLAVSAVAYALLPRLRAKIGWVAALLAIGGPLAALFAKLSGAELEKRLIAKNYGADILAKVNDHQAYGDLTFWFSLALGVGTLLLVLLTNGLTTGRATAKGLPTWLTWVLGAAVIVLAGVTGVYVFLTGDSGADAVWTGV; encoded by the coding sequence GTGTTCGAGGAGATCATGGGTTTGCCGGCGCACCCGTTGTTGGTGCATTTCGCGGTCGTGTTCGTTCCCCTGCTCGCGGTGTCGGCGGTGGCCTACGCGCTGCTGCCGCGGCTGCGGGCGAAGATCGGCTGGGTCGCCGCGTTGCTCGCCATCGGCGGGCCGCTGGCGGCGCTGTTCGCCAAGCTCTCCGGCGCCGAGCTTGAGAAGCGCCTGATCGCCAAGAACTACGGCGCGGACATCCTGGCCAAGGTCAACGACCACCAGGCGTACGGCGACCTGACGTTCTGGTTCAGCCTCGCGCTCGGTGTGGGCACGCTCCTGCTGGTGCTGCTGACGAACGGCCTGACCACCGGCAGGGCCACCGCGAAGGGCCTGCCCACGTGGCTCACCTGGGTGCTGGGCGCGGCCGTGATCGTGCTGGCGGGCGTCACCGGGGTCTACGTGTTCCTTACCGGTGACTCGGGCGCCGACGCCGTCTGGACCGGTGTCTGA
- a CDS encoding translation initiation factor 2, protein MTTRSGGLADDEFWRHTANGAEPTQAGSAEPPSAAGSAEPVRPVPPAQPVYPGPPTATPPPLGWRPPVVLQPPTPRRLPGQDMAGVEAEERSARTLTYGIGMIAAAVLMIVVCLLCSRLLF, encoded by the coding sequence GTGACGACGCGCAGCGGCGGCCTTGCCGACGACGAGTTCTGGCGGCATACGGCCAATGGGGCGGAGCCGACCCAGGCTGGCTCTGCCGAGCCGCCGAGCGCGGCTGGTTCCGCCGAGCCGGTACGGCCGGTGCCGCCTGCTCAGCCGGTCTATCCGGGCCCGCCGACGGCCACACCGCCGCCCCTGGGGTGGCGGCCACCGGTCGTCCTGCAGCCGCCCACGCCCCGGCGCCTGCCGGGGCAGGACATGGCCGGGGTGGAGGCCGAGGAGCGGAGCGCGCGCACGCTGACGTACGGCATCGGCATGATCGCCGCCGCCGTCCTCATGATCGTGGTCTGCCTGCTCTGCTCGCGGCTGCTCTTCTGA
- a CDS encoding flagellar biosynthesis protein FlgA, whose amino-acid sequence MRDPKLDPVRRPRGRTLFRLALVAALLLTAVGVLYAREPARCLPAVAQSTPPPTVDAGGRLAVPADAVGVPVRLAEPALLGLVRAGDQVDLLASSALVAPRALVLGVVGADGAILLALTPERARAVVGLPEGTRFGILVRPG is encoded by the coding sequence ATGCGGGACCCGAAGCTCGATCCGGTGCGCCGGCCACGCGGGCGCACGCTGTTTCGTTTGGCCCTGGTCGCGGCGCTGCTGCTCACCGCGGTCGGCGTGCTCTACGCCCGCGAGCCGGCGCGGTGCCTCCCGGCGGTCGCCCAGTCGACGCCGCCGCCCACCGTGGACGCCGGCGGGCGGCTCGCGGTGCCGGCGGACGCGGTCGGCGTGCCGGTACGGCTGGCGGAGCCGGCGCTGCTCGGCCTCGTCCGGGCCGGCGACCAGGTCGACCTGCTGGCGAGCTCGGCCCTGGTCGCACCGCGTGCCCTGGTGCTGGGCGTCGTCGGCGCGGACGGCGCGATCCTGCTCGCGCTCACCCCGGAGCGGGCACGCGCGGTCGTCGGCCTGCCCGAAGGCACCCGCTTCGGCATCCTGGTCCGCCCCGGCTAG
- a CDS encoding diguanylate cyclase, whose protein sequence is MTLRGRLTTAFLAVVLGPVLLGAFFVGATVAAVSRDRSVERLDAAATTVRTSVGALCQQLQATADAVALPSVPEQRLAVANQVVARGLATAVRVGDFTTPGAPPLPWADCAGTVAGPYEALAVRVELRDAAGADLGTVEVAQAVDAAFVRRLADAAGTAVTLRGGATFSTEPIHSRDAVVQAADGVRGEAVTETREGRYVRRVDPAPGQPLPLVISVPRSEPQGIYAVLVAAVVLAGLLAVLAAWWLARTTTRPLAELGHAAERVAGGDLDARVPVRARDEVGRLAATFNRMTRETQSYVQALTASRDQLRGHLAVLGDTLSSTHDLHRILQVILQTALAATGARAGVVLLLDPATGTLVAQSTEGLDEPDPRVPLGSGLLGTVAATGEPLRGRVDRDGPALADGEPPCRTYVAVPFAGPAPIGDVEAPALGVLALYDRLGSDEFDDADLVTLRTFAGQAAVAVDNVRVHEEAQRLSLTDPLTGLWNYRYLKESVRREVERASRFGRMLAVLALDLDRFKEVNDTHGHGAGDAVLVEFARRVRAEVREVDLAFRQGGEEFVVLLPETDARGGMIVAQRLGAALRGTPIPIGPDGESMPVTVSIGIAVYPDHGVTGQQVLDAADDALYAAKAAGRDTYRVATALEPPPALEIPVPAGAVPPDDDLPRAGGASPGTHPPRQSRGR, encoded by the coding sequence GTGACGCTGCGTGGACGGTTGACGACCGCCTTCCTCGCGGTCGTGCTCGGTCCCGTGCTGCTGGGGGCTTTTTTCGTCGGCGCCACCGTCGCCGCGGTCAGCCGCGACCGGTCGGTCGAGCGGCTCGACGCCGCCGCGACCACCGTGCGCACGTCGGTGGGGGCGCTCTGCCAGCAGCTGCAGGCGACGGCCGACGCGGTCGCGCTGCCGTCCGTGCCCGAGCAGCGCCTCGCCGTCGCCAACCAGGTCGTCGCGCGCGGGCTCGCGACCGCCGTGCGGGTCGGCGACTTCACCACGCCCGGGGCGCCGCCGCTGCCCTGGGCCGACTGCGCCGGCACCGTCGCCGGCCCCTACGAAGCGCTCGCCGTGCGGGTGGAGCTGCGCGACGCCGCCGGCGCCGACCTCGGCACCGTCGAGGTGGCGCAGGCCGTCGACGCGGCCTTCGTGCGCCGGCTCGCCGACGCCGCGGGCACGGCCGTCACGCTGCGCGGCGGCGCCACCTTCAGCACCGAGCCGATCCACTCGCGCGACGCGGTGGTCCAGGCTGCGGATGGGGTACGCGGGGAGGCCGTCACCGAGACGCGAGAGGGACGCTACGTGCGCCGCGTCGACCCGGCCCCCGGGCAGCCGCTGCCGCTCGTGATCTCCGTGCCACGCAGCGAGCCGCAGGGAATCTACGCCGTCCTGGTCGCGGCCGTGGTGCTCGCCGGGCTGCTCGCGGTGCTGGCGGCCTGGTGGCTGGCGCGCACGACGACCCGGCCGCTCGCCGAATTGGGCCACGCCGCCGAGCGGGTGGCCGGCGGCGACCTGGACGCCCGGGTGCCGGTGCGGGCCCGGGACGAGGTGGGCCGGCTGGCCGCCACGTTCAACCGGATGACCCGGGAGACGCAGTCCTACGTCCAGGCGCTCACCGCCAGCCGCGACCAGCTCCGCGGGCATCTCGCCGTGCTGGGCGACACCCTGTCCAGCACCCACGACCTGCACCGCATCCTCCAGGTGATCCTGCAGACCGCGCTCGCCGCGACCGGCGCGCGGGCCGGCGTGGTGCTGCTGCTGGACCCGGCGACCGGGACGCTCGTCGCGCAGAGCACCGAGGGCCTCGACGAACCCGATCCGCGCGTGCCGCTGGGCAGCGGGCTGCTCGGGACGGTGGCCGCGACCGGCGAGCCGCTGCGCGGGCGGGTGGACCGGGACGGGCCGGCGCTGGCCGACGGCGAGCCGCCCTGCCGCACGTACGTCGCCGTGCCGTTCGCCGGTCCGGCCCCGATCGGTGACGTGGAGGCGCCGGCGCTCGGCGTGCTCGCCCTGTACGACCGGCTGGGCTCGGACGAGTTCGATGACGCCGACCTGGTCACGCTGCGCACCTTCGCCGGGCAGGCGGCGGTCGCCGTGGACAACGTCCGGGTGCACGAGGAGGCGCAGCGCCTGTCGCTGACCGACCCGCTGACCGGCCTCTGGAATTACCGCTATCTGAAGGAGTCGGTGCGGCGGGAGGTGGAGCGGGCCAGCCGGTTCGGCCGGATGCTGGCGGTGCTCGCGCTCGACCTCGACCGGTTCAAGGAGGTCAACGACACCCACGGGCACGGGGCCGGCGACGCGGTGCTGGTCGAGTTCGCCCGGCGGGTACGCGCCGAGGTGCGCGAGGTCGACCTGGCGTTCCGGCAGGGCGGCGAGGAGTTCGTGGTGCTGCTGCCGGAGACCGACGCCCGGGGCGGCATGATCGTGGCGCAGCGCCTGGGTGCGGCGCTGCGCGGTACGCCGATCCCGATCGGTCCGGACGGCGAATCCATGCCGGTGACCGTCTCCATCGGCATCGCCGTCTACCCCGACCACGGGGTCACCGGCCAGCAGGTGCTCGACGCCGCCGACGACGCGCTGTACGCCGCGAAGGCGGCCGGGCGGGACACGTACCGGGTAGCGACCGCCCTCGAACCTCCGCCGGCTCTGGAGATCCCGGTGCCGGCCGGTGCGGTCCCGCCGGACGACGATCTGCCGCGGGCAGGCGGCGCGTCACCCGGGACTCACCCGCCGCGACAGAGCCGTGGCCGATAG
- a CDS encoding UTP--glucose-1-phosphate uridylyltransferase, which yields MTTLSSGPRAVKAVIPAAGLATRFLPATKAVPKELLPVVDRPVLQYIVEEAAAAGISDVLLITGRGKTSMVDHFDRQPYLESRLEEKGDAARLAAVRRPSELAEIYTCRQHEPLGLGHAVGCGESHVGGEPFAVMLGDEFVDLAEPLLPSMLDLQARTGGIVLAFMEVPDEETTRYGIASVATAEEGLDEFGEVVGVTGLVEKPSPEDAPSNLAVLGRYVLPGSIFDAIKRTKPGSGGEIQLTDAMALLLEEGTPVHGIVYRGTRYDTGMPLGYLQAVVQIACARDDLGPAFRDWLTSFVGSRT from the coding sequence ATGACCACCCTTTCTTCCGGGCCGCGGGCCGTCAAGGCCGTGATCCCCGCCGCCGGCCTGGCCACCCGGTTCCTGCCCGCGACCAAGGCGGTGCCCAAGGAACTACTGCCGGTGGTCGATCGCCCGGTCCTGCAGTACATCGTGGAGGAGGCCGCCGCCGCCGGGATCAGCGACGTCCTGCTCATCACCGGGCGGGGCAAGACCTCGATGGTCGACCACTTCGACCGCCAGCCCTACCTGGAGTCGCGGCTGGAGGAGAAGGGCGATGCCGCGCGGCTGGCCGCCGTGCGCCGGCCCAGCGAGCTCGCCGAGATTTACACCTGCCGCCAGCACGAGCCGCTCGGCCTCGGCCACGCCGTCGGGTGTGGCGAGTCGCACGTCGGCGGCGAGCCGTTCGCGGTGATGCTGGGCGACGAGTTCGTCGACCTGGCCGAGCCGCTGCTGCCGTCCATGCTGGACCTGCAGGCGCGCACCGGCGGCATCGTCCTCGCCTTCATGGAGGTGCCGGACGAGGAGACCACGCGGTACGGCATCGCCTCCGTCGCCACCGCCGAGGAGGGCCTGGACGAGTTCGGCGAGGTGGTCGGCGTGACCGGGCTGGTGGAAAAGCCGTCCCCCGAGGACGCGCCCAGCAACCTCGCGGTGCTCGGCCGGTACGTGCTGCCCGGAAGCATCTTCGACGCCATCAAGCGCACCAAGCCGGGCAGCGGCGGCGAGATCCAGCTCACCGACGCGATGGCCCTGCTGCTCGAAGAGGGCACCCCGGTGCACGGCATCGTCTACCGCGGCACCCGCTACGACACCGGCATGCCGCTGGGCTACCTGCAGGCGGTCGTGCAGATCGCGTGCGCGCGTGACGACCTCGGCCCGGCGTTCCGCGACTGGCTCACGTCGTTTGTGGGGTCGCGTACATGA
- a CDS encoding molybdopterin molybdotransferase MoeA: MTSTADAEAAANELTPLADYLGSVLRRLRPLPPLDLDLTQAYGNVLAQDVVAPHAYPAFDQAAIDGYAARWEDIAAASASLDGAAPAGGVRLNVVGDLGAASWRPVRLTPGTCFSVAAGAPLPATADVVVPVEWTDQGMAAVEIFRAPKRGYGLRRAGEELPAGTVLARAGTAINPALVAVFAATGIGHVVVRSSPRVVVVATGDELVDVGRASQPGQVVDANSHALTAAAVEAGAMAYRVGICDDDPEGLRGLLEDQTLRADLIVTTGGTGTGPGDMVRRVLSRRDGAVTFKDVALYPGTTLGFGTVGGEEVPIVCLPGEPAAALIGFEVLARPAIQLLAGAEPVFRPSVRAHLLETVSSPVGLREFRPAHVAERRGGGYTVQPLSGGPYTMSGLADANGLLVLGERVTSAAAGSTVDVLLLDRRR, translated from the coding sequence ATGACCTCGACGGCCGACGCCGAGGCGGCCGCCAACGAGCTGACGCCGCTCGCCGACTACCTGGGCAGCGTGCTGCGCAGGTTACGGCCGCTGCCGCCGCTCGACCTCGACCTGACCCAGGCGTACGGCAACGTCCTCGCCCAGGACGTCGTCGCGCCGCACGCGTACCCGGCCTTCGACCAGGCCGCGATCGACGGCTACGCGGCCCGCTGGGAAGACATCGCCGCGGCGTCGGCCTCGCTGGACGGGGCCGCGCCGGCCGGCGGCGTACGGCTCAATGTGGTCGGCGACCTCGGCGCGGCGAGCTGGCGGCCGGTGCGGCTCACGCCCGGCACGTGCTTCTCCGTCGCCGCCGGGGCGCCGCTTCCGGCCACCGCCGACGTCGTGGTCCCGGTCGAATGGACCGACCAGGGCATGGCCGCCGTCGAGATCTTCCGGGCCCCCAAGCGCGGGTACGGCCTGCGCCGCGCCGGCGAGGAACTGCCCGCCGGCACGGTGCTGGCCCGAGCCGGTACGGCGATCAACCCGGCGCTCGTCGCGGTGTTCGCGGCCACCGGCATCGGCCACGTCGTGGTGCGCTCCAGCCCTCGCGTGGTCGTCGTGGCCACCGGCGACGAGCTCGTCGACGTCGGGCGGGCCAGCCAGCCGGGTCAGGTGGTCGACGCCAACTCGCACGCGTTGACCGCCGCCGCGGTGGAGGCGGGCGCGATGGCGTACCGGGTGGGCATCTGCGACGACGACCCGGAAGGGCTGCGCGGGCTCCTCGAAGACCAGACGCTGCGGGCCGATCTGATCGTCACCACCGGCGGCACCGGCACCGGGCCGGGCGACATGGTCCGCCGGGTGCTGTCCCGCCGGGACGGAGCGGTGACCTTTAAAGACGTTGCGCTGTATCCCGGAACCACCCTCGGATTCGGTACGGTCGGTGGTGAGGAGGTGCCGATCGTGTGTCTACCCGGTGAACCCGCCGCCGCACTGATCGGCTTCGAAGTGCTGGCCCGTCCCGCCATCCAGCTGCTCGCCGGAGCCGAGCCGGTCTTCCGGCCGAGCGTGCGCGCCCACCTGCTGGAGACCGTGTCGTCGCCGGTGGGGCTGCGCGAGTTCCGCCCGGCGCACGTGGCGGAGCGGCGCGGCGGGGGCTACACGGTGCAGCCGCTGTCCGGCGGGCCGTACACGATGTCCGGGCTCGCCGACGCCAACGGCCTGCTGGTCCTTGGCGAACGGGTCACCTCCGCCGCCGCCGGCTCCACTGTGGACGTCTTGCTGCTGGACCGGCGCCGATGA
- a CDS encoding GNAT family N-acetyltransferase, which produces MMLGAAPGWPVVLVDGPVLLRPYRRSDAAAWSEVRRANQAWLGPWESSPPGPWADLNSPAAYRYVHRDQRRSARRGESMPFAVCLNGQLVGHLNLGNIVRRAFCSAYVGYWVDSRVAGKGVIPTALALAVDHAFGPGGLHRVEVNIRPENKPSRRVVEKLGFREEAYHPRYMHIDGAWRDHIGYALTSEEVATDGGLLARWHRLRAATG; this is translated from the coding sequence ATGATGCTGGGGGCCGCGCCGGGGTGGCCTGTCGTCCTGGTCGACGGGCCCGTGCTGCTGCGGCCGTACCGCCGTTCCGACGCCGCTGCCTGGTCCGAGGTGCGCCGCGCCAACCAGGCATGGCTGGGCCCGTGGGAGTCCTCCCCGCCCGGCCCGTGGGCCGACCTCAACTCGCCGGCCGCCTACCGGTACGTCCACCGCGACCAGCGGCGCTCCGCCCGGCGCGGTGAGAGCATGCCGTTCGCGGTGTGCCTGAACGGGCAACTCGTCGGCCACCTGAACCTGGGCAACATCGTGCGGCGCGCCTTCTGCTCCGCGTACGTCGGCTACTGGGTCGACTCCCGCGTCGCCGGGAAGGGTGTCATCCCGACCGCGCTGGCGCTCGCCGTCGACCACGCGTTCGGCCCCGGCGGCCTGCATCGCGTCGAGGTCAACATCCGGCCGGAAAACAAGCCGTCCCGCCGCGTCGTGGAAAAGCTGGGATTCCGCGAGGAGGCGTACCACCCGCGGTACATGCATATCGACGGAGCTTGGCGTGATCACATCGGATACGCCCTGACCAGTGAGGAAGTCGCCACCGACGGCGGGCTGCTGGCCCGCTGGCACCGGCTTCGTGCAGCTACCGGATGA
- a CDS encoding GH25 family lysozyme, with product MVRKALSALLGTALASVGLVGVAAPAQALPPPPGYAIRGVDVSYFQGPSLDWAALAQGGAKFAYIRVSEQDGRTVPNNNPDPFYAGNTTRARANGLYTGAYHRARPDQSSGKQQAETLLRFAPYAADGRTLPPMLDIEWPRADWGLNDCYNMTPAQIVAWVRDFVTEIAARTGRQAMIYTNTNWWNPCTGSSTRFAANPLFIANYSQNPPPLPAGWPSFTMWQHAAGTQLPDGWASPDLDVFRGDYAALASLVAGRATSLLATVNNRYVTAERAGAGPLIANRTAIGPWEQFDQLDAGGGLVAFRSRINGRYVTAEDRGASPLIANRTAIGTWEKFQIITNTDGTSSLRATINNRYVTAENAGAAPLIANRTAIGRWEKFRFVTPPPLVSLLAGANLRYVSAANAGADPLIANRAVVTSWEQYDQVNAGGGLVAFRSRVNGLYVTAEDRGASPLIANRTAIGTWERFQIITNTDGTISLRATINNRYVTAESGGAAPLIANRTAIGPWEKFYRLVT from the coding sequence ATGGTACGCAAAGCTCTTTCGGCCCTGCTCGGTACGGCTTTGGCATCGGTGGGACTCGTCGGGGTCGCGGCCCCTGCCCAGGCGCTCCCGCCCCCGCCCGGCTACGCGATCCGCGGCGTGGACGTCTCCTACTTCCAGGGCCCGTCGCTTGACTGGGCCGCGCTGGCCCAGGGCGGAGCCAAGTTCGCGTACATCCGGGTCAGCGAGCAGGACGGCCGGACCGTGCCCAACAACAACCCGGACCCGTTCTACGCGGGCAACACCACCCGCGCCCGGGCCAACGGCCTGTACACCGGGGCGTACCACCGGGCCCGCCCCGACCAGAGCAGCGGCAAGCAGCAGGCGGAGACCCTGCTCAGGTTCGCTCCCTACGCCGCCGACGGGCGCACCCTGCCGCCGATGCTGGACATCGAGTGGCCCAGGGCCGACTGGGGCCTGAACGACTGCTACAACATGACCCCGGCCCAGATCGTGGCGTGGGTACGGGACTTCGTCACCGAGATCGCCGCCCGCACCGGCCGCCAAGCCATGATCTACACCAACACCAACTGGTGGAACCCCTGCACCGGCAGCAGCACCCGCTTCGCGGCCAACCCGCTCTTCATCGCCAACTACTCGCAAAACCCACCGCCGCTGCCGGCCGGCTGGCCGTCGTTCACGATGTGGCAGCACGCGGCGGGCACCCAGCTCCCCGACGGCTGGGCCTCGCCCGACCTGGACGTCTTCCGGGGCGACTACGCGGCCCTGGCCAGCCTGGTCGCCGGGCGGGCGACCAGCCTGCTGGCGACCGTCAACAACCGCTACGTGACCGCCGAACGCGCCGGGGCCGGCCCGCTCATCGCCAACCGCACCGCCATCGGCCCCTGGGAGCAGTTCGACCAGCTCGACGCCGGCGGCGGGCTGGTGGCCTTCCGCTCCCGCATCAACGGCCGCTACGTCACCGCCGAGGACCGGGGCGCATCACCCCTGATCGCCAACCGCACCGCCATCGGCACCTGGGAGAAGTTCCAGATCATCACCAACACCGACGGCACCAGCAGCCTCCGCGCCACCATCAACAACCGGTACGTCACCGCCGAGAACGCCGGCGCCGCGCCCCTGATCGCGAACCGCACCGCCATCGGCCGCTGGGAGAAGTTCCGCTTCGTCACGCCGCCGCCCCTGGTCAGCCTGCTGGCCGGCGCCAACCTCCGCTACGTGAGCGCGGCCAACGCGGGCGCCGACCCCTTGATCGCCAACCGCGCCGTGGTCACCTCGTGGGAGCAGTACGACCAGGTCAACGCCGGCGGCGGGCTGGTCGCGTTCCGGTCCCGGGTGAACGGCCTGTACGTCACCGCGGAGGACCGGGGCGCCTCGCCCTTGATCGCGAACCGCACCGCCATCGGCACCTGGGAGAGATTCCAGATCATCACCAACACCGACGGCACCATCAGCCTCCGCGCCACCATCAACAACCGGTACGTCACCGCCGAGAGTGGTGGCGCCGCACCCCTGATCGCCAACCGGACCGCGATCGGCCCCTGGGAGAAGTTCTACCGCCTGGTCACCTGA